The Euphorbia lathyris chromosome 3, ddEupLath1.1, whole genome shotgun sequence genome contains a region encoding:
- the LOC136221947 gene encoding uncharacterized protein isoform X2 — MGLQKYALLGSPLFIIAVIWFIVVGLSFCIAFICCCCCFCCRHQRKKPHAYSETAHRASLAFLTLFTIAAICGCIVLYINQADFSSAVAHVLEFILKKGLSIFDHLKSVMTSLSSAADITIDQFRLPPELQNNINAVDQLIQSTADMPQLQSLATSKSIQEVLSPAGLVLEIIAAVMLVLAFLGFLFSILGLRFCIYMLTFIGWILVTIAFILCGVFLAFHNAVADTCVAMDEWLENPRADSPLSLQLLPCLDKKTAEQTLNTSRATSYFLIDAANKYINGVANQKLPPNAGPLYHNQSGPLVPLLCNPFNSDFTNRKCAPAEVNISNASPELKKYTCEVGEGEICSTEGRLTPEAYEQITSSVNVSNSLYNSGEFLVELLNCSVVLKTFTEISEDYCPNLRHYSFRTYLGMLIIAASVMCSLSFWIFYGRERQHRKKYKKYRAKQSHDPFAQ; from the exons ATGGGATTACAGAAATATGCATTACTGGGCT CTCCTTTGTTCATCATTGCTGTGATCTGGTTTATAGTAGTTGGCCTCAGCTTCTGCATTGCTTTCatatgttgttgttgttgtttctgCTGCCGCCACCAACGAAAAAAGCCACATGCCTATTCTGAAACAGCTCATAGAGCTTCACTTGCTTTTCTCACACTCTTCACCATTGCAGCAAT ATGTGGATGCATTGTGCTATACATAAACCAGGCAGACTTCAGTAGTGCAGTAGCTCATGTTCTGGAATTCATTCTTAAAAAAGGCCTGTCCATATTTGATCATCTTAAGAGTGTAATGACTTCCCTTTCTTCTGCGGCTGATATTACAATCGATCAATTTCGTCTGCCTCCTGAATTGCAGAACAACATCAATGCTGTGGACCAATTGATTCAATCCACAGCTGATATGCCTCAACTCCAATCGCTGGCGACATCTAAAAGTATTCAGGAAGTTTTAAGCCCAGC GGGGCTAGTTCTTGAAATAATTGCTGCCGTGATGCTTGTCTTGGCATTTCTTGGGTTCT TGTTTTCAATTCTCGGCCTAAGATTCTGCATTTACAT GTTGACATTCATAGGGTGGATCCTTGTCACAATAGCTTTTATTTTATGTGGAGTTTTTCTAGCTTTTCACAA TGCAGTGGCAGATACATGTGTAGCCATGGATGAGTGGCTTGAAAATCCAAGAGCTGATTCTCCACTAAGTCTTCAGTTGCTTCCTTGTTTGGACAAAAAAACAGCAGAACAAACCTTAAACACAAGCAGGGCAACATCTTATTTTCTGATTGATGCAGCCAACAAATACATCAATGGAGTTGCCAATCAAAAATTGCCACCAAATGCTGGACCACTGTATCACAATCAATCTGGTCCATTGGTGCCTCTTCTTTGTAACCCTTTCAATTCTGATTTCACAAACAGGAAATGTGCTCCTGCAGAAGTCAATATTAGCAATGCATCTCCG GAATTAAAGAAATATACATGTGAGGTTGGAGAAGGTGAAATTTGCAGCACAGAAGGGCGGTTGACACCTGAGGCATATGAACAGATAACATCTTCAGTAAATGTGAGCAATTCATTGTATAACTCCGGAGAATTTCTGGTGGAGCTACTAAATTGCTCTGTTGTGTTAAAGACATTCACTGAGATAAGTGAAGATTACTGTCCAAACCTTAGACACTACAGTTTCAGGACGTATCTCGGGATGCTTATAATAGCAGCTTCAGTTATGTGTTCTTTGAGCTTTTGGATATTTTATGGAAGAGAAAGGCAACACAGGAAGAAGTACAAGAAATACAGAGCTAAACAATCACATGATCCCTTCGCACAATAG
- the LOC136221947 gene encoding uncharacterized protein isoform X1 yields the protein MNHNMHYSTKPYPFLLLFLPCLFLSASSTLFSQFHVHLPLSNHQTGGRNDEQFMVLEEGTKGLFLERRMDELENQSMIILAAEKTHRRDPLARFEYYTGGWDYRNMHYWASVGFSAAPLFIIAVIWFIVVGLSFCIAFICCCCCFCCRHQRKKPHAYSETAHRASLAFLTLFTIAAICGCIVLYINQADFSSAVAHVLEFILKKGLSIFDHLKSVMTSLSSAADITIDQFRLPPELQNNINAVDQLIQSTADMPQLQSLATSKSIQEVLSPAGLVLEIIAAVMLVLAFLGFLFSILGLRFCIYMLTFIGWILVTIAFILCGVFLAFHNAVADTCVAMDEWLENPRADSPLSLQLLPCLDKKTAEQTLNTSRATSYFLIDAANKYINGVANQKLPPNAGPLYHNQSGPLVPLLCNPFNSDFTNRKCAPAEVNISNASPELKKYTCEVGEGEICSTEGRLTPEAYEQITSSVNVSNSLYNSGEFLVELLNCSVVLKTFTEISEDYCPNLRHYSFRTYLGMLIIAASVMCSLSFWIFYGRERQHRKKYKKYRAKQSHDPFAQ from the exons ATGAATCACAATATGCATTATTCTACCAAACCATATCCATTCTTGCTTCTTTTCCTGCCTTGtttatttctctctgcttcttCAACCTTGTTTTCTCAATTTCATGTTCATCTACCATTATCAAATCACCAAACCGGAg GGAGGAATGATGAGCAATTTATGGTGTTGGAAGAAGGAACAAAAGGGCTGTTTCTTGAAAGAAGAATGGATGAGTTAGAAAATCAATCGATGATCATATTAGCAGCAGAAAAGACACACAGAAGAGACCCTCTTGCCAGATTTGAATATTATACAGGTGGATGGGATTACAGAAATATGCATTACTGGGCT TCTGTTGGGTTTTCTGCAGCTCCTTTGTTCATCATTGCTGTGATCTGGTTTATAGTAGTTGGCCTCAGCTTCTGCATTGCTTTCatatgttgttgttgttgtttctgCTGCCGCCACCAACGAAAAAAGCCACATGCCTATTCTGAAACAGCTCATAGAGCTTCACTTGCTTTTCTCACACTCTTCACCATTGCAGCAAT ATGTGGATGCATTGTGCTATACATAAACCAGGCAGACTTCAGTAGTGCAGTAGCTCATGTTCTGGAATTCATTCTTAAAAAAGGCCTGTCCATATTTGATCATCTTAAGAGTGTAATGACTTCCCTTTCTTCTGCGGCTGATATTACAATCGATCAATTTCGTCTGCCTCCTGAATTGCAGAACAACATCAATGCTGTGGACCAATTGATTCAATCCACAGCTGATATGCCTCAACTCCAATCGCTGGCGACATCTAAAAGTATTCAGGAAGTTTTAAGCCCAGC GGGGCTAGTTCTTGAAATAATTGCTGCCGTGATGCTTGTCTTGGCATTTCTTGGGTTCT TGTTTTCAATTCTCGGCCTAAGATTCTGCATTTACAT GTTGACATTCATAGGGTGGATCCTTGTCACAATAGCTTTTATTTTATGTGGAGTTTTTCTAGCTTTTCACAA TGCAGTGGCAGATACATGTGTAGCCATGGATGAGTGGCTTGAAAATCCAAGAGCTGATTCTCCACTAAGTCTTCAGTTGCTTCCTTGTTTGGACAAAAAAACAGCAGAACAAACCTTAAACACAAGCAGGGCAACATCTTATTTTCTGATTGATGCAGCCAACAAATACATCAATGGAGTTGCCAATCAAAAATTGCCACCAAATGCTGGACCACTGTATCACAATCAATCTGGTCCATTGGTGCCTCTTCTTTGTAACCCTTTCAATTCTGATTTCACAAACAGGAAATGTGCTCCTGCAGAAGTCAATATTAGCAATGCATCTCCG GAATTAAAGAAATATACATGTGAGGTTGGAGAAGGTGAAATTTGCAGCACAGAAGGGCGGTTGACACCTGAGGCATATGAACAGATAACATCTTCAGTAAATGTGAGCAATTCATTGTATAACTCCGGAGAATTTCTGGTGGAGCTACTAAATTGCTCTGTTGTGTTAAAGACATTCACTGAGATAAGTGAAGATTACTGTCCAAACCTTAGACACTACAGTTTCAGGACGTATCTCGGGATGCTTATAATAGCAGCTTCAGTTATGTGTTCTTTGAGCTTTTGGATATTTTATGGAAGAGAAAGGCAACACAGGAAGAAGTACAAGAAATACAGAGCTAAACAATCACATGATCCCTTCGCACAATAG